In Setaria viridis chromosome 5, Setaria_viridis_v4.0, whole genome shotgun sequence, the genomic stretch tgctgcatgcagcagcagcagcagcgggcggcgccgggacgGGGAGGCGGCCGTGAGGGTACGGCAGCGGGCCGGGGGGTCTGACGAGCATGGgcagcggcggggggcggcggaggagcctgGTGAAGTAGGCGAAGCTGTCCTGCTTCTGCTTCTGGCGCTGGCGGGCCTTGTGGTTCTGGAACCAGTAGAAGACGTTCTTGCCCTCGATGTGGCCGTGCTCGCGCAGCCTGGCCGTGATCTGCTTGATCTGCTCGGCGCTGGGGGTGCGCAGGCCGTGCTCGTACAGCCCCTCCAGCGCGGCCAGCTGCTCCTTGGTCGGGTTCCACCGCGCgttcgccagcgccgccgccgcggccgaggccggggacagcggcggcgagagcggcgcgccgccgctgccggagcccTCAAGgtcgatgaccccggcgccgccgtgctgtggcgccgcctccatggATCTCTCGCTCTCCCTCTCTAGTCTCTAGACCTGCCGGCTctcggggaggagggagggcggTGTGTGTGTTCGGCTGCACTGCGTGGGGTGTGCGGGGTTTTAAAGCGTGCATGAGGCTGCGAGAGTGCGAGAGGGGGGGTGTGGCGGAGCAGGGAGCGCGTGCTCGTGCGCTGTAACGGCAGCCGCGTTTCGGTGTGAGCTGTCACCTTGCGGGTCAAAGCCGGTGGGGCCGGGGCGCGGCCGGGAGCTCTCTCGTGCGGCGGCACGCGCGCagtgccgccggtgccgccgtgTCGCGATAAGCACTGCCACAGCGGCGCGTCCGACGCACCGCTCCGGTCGTGGGCGGTGACGCACGCACGCAGCGGCCGGCCGCGCTAGCTCTCCGGTGCCGTGTGACGCTGGGACCGGCGGTGCACGGAAGCGtgcacgccgccgcgcgcggccagCCACCAGCCGAGCGGAGCGTATACGTTTTCCTATAGCTTTCGAGTGGTAACCCTGCCAGTAAGGAGAGCGTGTAACGGTGCACGGAGCAAGCGTGGCCAGTGTCGAACTGTCGATCGGTTCCGAACAAACTTCCCATCGTGCTTGGGGGCTTGAGGCTCGACCTCGACGCGGGCACTGAAAACAATGGGGGCGGCCGGGGTGGCTGCGCAGGCAGGCAGGAGCTAGCTAGCGCATGCACGCCTTGgacggggaagaaggggagatGGCGAGGGGGCGTGCTCGATGCCTCGACGGCGACGCTCCGGGCGCCCGCCTCGGGAATGAAAGGAAATTCTTTGCTCGTGCCAGCGCCGGGCCTTTCGTTTCTTCGGGGATTTCGTGTGCCTGGCCACTTTTGGCAGTCGGTAGAAGTAGCTATAGCATCATCATGCACCAGTGCGCGTCAGTCGAACGCGATAAATTTGCTCGTCTAGCTTGCTGCTGGCGCTGTACAGTTTTTTGCTAAGTGCAGACTGGACTGAGTTGTTCCGtcgcattccttttttttttttacggtaACGTAGGCTTTGCAGTGCAAGAGATGGAGATATGTACTTCAAACAAAGAAAGGAATGGACTTACCACGAGCACTAGCTGTTTCATAAAATTGCGAAGCTTACCGCGGACACTAGCTGTCCCTCCATCTCGCTATGTATGTCCAGTCCGTATGTACATCTGTTATGTGCTATAGATGAATAGATCAATTCTGAATCTACCTCGAAAAAAAAGGAGCAACCCAATTTTATGGTGGTCTATTGCCTCTATATATTGGTGGAGGCGTAAGTTCGAAAGCGAGTTAAAATCTCAATATATACATAGAAAACTTGGTCGCCAACTCCACTCGACATTCATAGCCACCCGCATGGTGCTAGGGTGCGTAAAGCTGTAAGGACATTCCGTACCTAGAAGATCCGGGGCTGAGTCGGGGCAAGCGGGTGGCCACCTAGGGCTCGGGTTCCGAAGGACCCCATGTGTACGCACTTAAAGAGTTATTGATTATAAAGTCTAATATAATAATAGCGCTATAAAAACTCAACTAGCAGTATGGCTGGTTACATTTTTATCCCTCGTATGTTTACTTGCGTCGCACGTTTTCTTGAAAAAGATCCCCCAACTTTTATCGACGCGGACACTACATTATCGGGTAACCGTTACACACTAAAATCAAAAATGAAAAGCATAGGTGGCAGCCTCGCCAAGCTACCAAAAAGGAAAACGGCTACATCGATCTATACGCCAAGAAGACGACCTGCAAAAGCCAACGACCTAAATAGAAATAACCGACATTAACGTTCACCAAAAAAGCAGAAAATGATTATCTTGCGAAGTTAACCTTTTTCTATCGCAGAAATATGTTCATCCACGCCACCACTTTTTTGGTCATCCAAGAGTTATGCCAAGAAAAAGACCTTCAAAAGCCAACTACCTAAACAGAAATAACCCACATCAAACGTTTACAAAAAGGCGAAAATGATTGTCTAGCGAAGTTAACCTTTTTTCTATCGTAGAAAGATGTTCATCCATACCACCACTTTTTTCGTCAACCATGAATTTGCagtaacccccccccccccacccacccacccacccacaacACACCTCTCACTAGAATACTCAGTAAAAGATGATATTATGaacataaatttagaaaatgaTTTTGGGAGTTTATTCCATGCGCGATGAAAGATGATATTGTTCCACAAAGACCTCCAAACAGTGAAAGGGACTCTAGCCTAGTGGTAGTGCATCTGATTACCATCCAACAAGCTCAGGTTCAACTCTTCATGGGAGCGACATTAAAGTTGACACACTCAAAAAGAAGCCAGCTTTAAAAATGTCTTCAGGCTTATTTGAAGCAAGTTCAAAAGAAAATTGCCAAGATGCATGGGAAGAATATgtgatatatttttttccacCCGCAAATGATACAATTTACCTCACGTTTACAGTTCTTTCTCTTAAGTGCTATCCTTGTTTGTAGTCCAAAGCTTAGCAAGAGAAACACCTGAATCTTCATGCATTGTCATCCCATTCCTCCATTTTCTGCATCCTCTTGTTTGTCAATCCAGTAAAGGTCTTAAATTTGTTAGTATATTTGGTTTTTATAGTTGATATGACATATCCAACTTGAAAATTGTTCTACCCCCTACTCATTTAACAAATGTGGGCTTGAATTGCATCCCTGATGAGGACACAATCAAGGTGGACTTGTTAAGCTCCAAAAGGAGAGAGTATGCCGAGATCAACTCCAACAGGAGAGAGCACACAAACTTGTCAGAAAATATACTGGtagaattgttttttttattggGAAAAGAGAGAGACTTTCTATGACCCCTCCTCGTATGTTTTGTTAGTTGGTGGTGGAAAAATGAATTGCATTTTCCGCTGTTACACCATATCCATTCCCTGTCATAAAGATCCCCTACTCGTATCGATCATGTCTGCACGCTGCACGCATGGTAATCAGCTTACAAACAGTGAATGAAACAGAGAAGCAGGGATTCATATATCGGGACAGAACCAAGACGGCCGTGGCTTTAATCTCCGTAGGGGGCAGAGCTAGCTAGGAAGGCTGCCATAGGTAGGGATCGAAATGGCAAGGCACATTGGGAAATGGAGACACGCGCCAGAGTGTGGGAGTAAACGCGACTCCTCGCGTCGCATGGCATTGCATGCACTGTGTTTAATTTGCTGGGGACATGCATGCGAGCGCGAGGCAGACCAGACGGGTTCAGCAGGCGGATATTGAGAATCTCGCTTCCCGTTTCCCCGTAATCTGAGAGAGAAAGCGAGCGAGAGGGAGCTAGAGCTATAGAGTGAGGGGAGCCGAGAGGACGCCGCGCCATTGCCAATTTGCCATTACTCCTCACAAGCCGGGGGTGAGCTGCAAATTGGCGCTTGCCGCGTTGGGAAGTGCCACACTGCCATGGCGTGGGCGTGGCACTAGCCTTACCATAGAGCCGTAGAGGCTACACGGGGGCCTGCGCCAATCGCCTCCGGATGGCGAAAATTTCTGTGCGCAATGCATCGCATCGATCTGACGACAGAGGACATGGATTGTATTGACTTTTGCCCACGGTCACGGCAAAATCCTCGCAAAAAAGATTTGCTCATTTCAGGCGACAGGCGAGGAAGGATCGGATCGCGCTCGCCGATCCGAATTGAAAAACACCGGTGCGCTGCCTGCCTCCCTGCCTGCACCGGTTGGGAAACGCGACGCCGTTTGATTAGGCGGTGTGAGCAGGCTCACAGGGAACCTTACCGTAGAGCCGTAGTATGCACAGGCTCACAGGGAACCGTAAGATCCAAAGCCCGTGTGCTAGACGACGGACGCTGCAGGGGCGCGACATGGCATGAGGCGTCCGGGGGTCAACACCCTAAAATTCCGGACTTGCATGCAGCGAGCGCGATGGTGCGTGTGCCCGTGGCCAAAGAAACGGGCTCGATCAGATCAAACAACGCAGTGGAGGAACAGGGGACCTCTTGGGGCAGACATTCTGAATGGGTGAGAGGAGGGACACGAGAAGCGTAAGTACAACCAAGTTTTCAGGGTCCGTATTTTAATTTTTGACTTCATTGGCATCATCCAAAACCATTCTCCTAGAGACTAGAGAGTCTCAGTTTCACATCTCTCTCACCGTTCAAAATGTTCAAGGCAGtgctccaaatttttttttatcaaaattgCCCTTTGTCCAAAATCAATATTGCAATTACCTTTTCATGCGGATCAAAATACCTGCACGTTTGTGAGAGCTTTTCATATTGGAATTGGCTCGGCGACCCTTACGTATATGTCAATACGGCAGATATAGGAATTTTGCGCGACGACCCGTATATGTTGTCTCAAGCAGAAAAATGAGCAGAAAAAAGGTTTGGCGGGAATGCTGATCGGCATACTACAGAAGGCTGGTCTATGCGCATTGGGCTGGAATTGATCCTGGCAAATGAAGCCTTTCTACAAAAGTTTGCGCAATTTGATCACTAACTGGGCTGATCATAGACCGGCTCATGTTGCTGAAAAGAATGAGGCCCGCGGACAAATAGGCCGCGAGCCTCCGAAAATTTCAAATCCGCATTCGAAATCGGGCTTTCCGCAGCGAGCAAAAAGATGGACCATATGCATGGCGCGCAAGCAGTAAAGAAAGAACAGAAATTCGCGTTGCTAGCTGCTAGCTAGCTATTCGATCGTTCATACGCTGTTTCCACCGGCCGGCGTcgatcagcattcagcaagaCAACAGCAGCGTCGACCAGCAATGGAGTTgcaggggaagaaggggaaCCACAACATACGGGTACGAAAAATCGCTTACCACTAGTGAGCAAAACAATAACCCAAAGAACACCCGACAGCAATGGGCACATATGCAATCTGCTCGACACATCCATCTTGGTGCAGTGGTAATGCACAAGTGACAAGCTTTACCAAGAGGCATACCGTGTCATTGCAACCGGCTAATTGGTGCTTGTCATGCACAAGCAATAGAATAAACGGAATCTTTTTCAAATCGATTGAGGCGATCAGCAAAGAACCCATGTGGCGATAATAGTTTCCAAAACTTCATAGGTTTACTCAGAACACTGGGTTGTTCTTGAGGCCAAAACAGTTGCCAAGGCTAGAAAATTCCTATTCGCAGGGACTAATGAAGCACATAAACAAAGGACGCCACAGGATCATGATTCTGCAAAATCTATTTCTTCTTGtccgcagcaccaccaccagacCTGTATTGGAAAAAGGTTCAGCTTATTAGTATCCATTCAGAACATGGAATGAATCTAGAGAAAAATTCGCACAATTCAGCAGCATTTGGCTATGTGCATATCCGCATGTTACTGTGATCGGGAAATCAAACCATTGCATGCAAAGCATCGTGTTTAGACTGCACAGTACTAGAAACATAATAAACTAATCACTTCATCCTTCTTTTACATAAAAAGTACTGCTGAAAAATCATTGGCAGAAACATGAAAAACAAAAGTGTGGCCAGTCAACCATGTGCCTGACAATCTAACCATTATACTGTGGTATTGTGTACACAACATATTATTCCTTCACCAATGAATTTAACAGGTCTGTTACCCAGCAAGTGTCAAAGAACTCATAGCAGACTGACATGATACAACAAAGCAGTTCAAATTAAATATGAATAACTGCATCAGAACAAAACAGACCCAGCAAGTGTCAAAGAACTCATAGCAGACTGACATGATACAACAAAGCAGTTCAAATTAAATATGAATAACTGCATCCGAACAAAACAGAATGAAATAGCATGGTATGAAATGGCAAAGAGAATGTTCCGCACCTCATCTTCCTGACGACATTTGccatctcctctctcttcttctttgctCTCTTGTGAGTACCAAGCTTTCTCTTGGCCACCTTAAGTGCACGCTTGTCCTTCCCAACCTTCAGAAGCTCAGTGATACGTTTCTCATAGGGGGCAAATCCAGCAACCTCCCTAATCAGGCTTCTGACGAAAGTCACCCTCTTAGTAGCTTTCTGAAATTATTGGGCCAAGACAAAATATAAGAACATGATgctaaacaaataaaaaaaaaaggacaaagCACATATATGAGCAGATGACAGCAAGCAAAGCCTCAAACTTTTCTCTCAAAATTACATCAACTGATGCAGCAAGGTGCATTTACCAAGATGTTTTTAGAAACAAAACCAAAATGAGATTTAGCTTCCACGTTATGTCTCACCCATAGATATCTGCCTCCAGGACTAGCAACTTGAAGTAATAAAATCCACAGATTGCCAAAGGTGAGATGAGGCATGACAATCAATATAGATGGTGGGTCTGCTTGTTACTGTACAGTAATGCTGATATCTTTTCCACTATTCTGCAAATGTTTCAAACCTAGCTTTCTTATGCCTAAAGCCACATATCCACTAGACCAACCAATACAGATCATTCAACAGTATACTCTCATTATTCCTAACTCCTAAGCTCTATACCCATAATGTTACAAGGTGAAAGTTCTGACTCTGATTCATGTATCAAGACAATCAATTGAAAAGATGCATTTAGTGAGAagttttagaaacaaaatcaaAATGTGATTAAGCCTCCACGTTATGTCTCACCAATTAATATCTGCCTCCAGGACTAGCAACTTGGAGTATTGAAATCTCTCCAGATTGCCAAAGGTGAGATGAGGCAAGAGGATCAACATAACACAACAAAACTGTTTTCAAACAGGAGGAATACTTGTAACCATAAGGTAATCATGATATCTTTTCACTAATCCACAAAAGCAACACATCCAATTGACCTAACGGTTGAATCACCCAACCTACACTTGCATCACACCTCAAAATCTAGCCATTGGTTATAGAAGTTAGATCTACAGTAACACTAAGGTTCAAACGAGCAAAATCAAGTCGATTCTAAGAGTGTGAAATTCAGAAGGCATTTAATACACAAATCATAACGAATAACTCAGCACAGATCTACACAAGAGGCTCAGCGCATCATCATTACAGGTAGTGGTAGCTCCTTAGTTAGGTTCAAACTAGCACTTGAGATCACAGAGCGGAAGAAGTAATAGATCGGAGGTTCAGGACAGAAATTCTTACACCCTTGCGGTCGGACGGGCGAAGCGGCAGCTCGCGCTTGGTGACAATGTGCCCCTTGTTGATGCCGACGAAGAGACCTGACTTGGCCTGTgtcggcgccatggccggcttCGCGCTCGCTCCGCTGACCTGCGACGAACGCAATGGAACGAACCAAATCGAGTTAAACGCAACGAGGTAGAGGATTTGTAGCTTTGGGTTGAGAACTTAAGATTTGGGATGGGAGGCGGCGCTCGATGAGGAAACCTGGAAATGGTGCGAGCAAAACCCTACGCCGCCGGCTGAGTCCGTCGAGAAACCCTAGAGCGAGAGGGGTGGGACCTATATACACGCACCCTCGGGGTGAGATTTCATCTTGGGGCACTGATGGGCCAGACCGGGCTTACTGGGCTCGTTTCGCATATGCACATGgggttttgttttccttttccttttctctgtGGAGATTTTTTGTTTTCAAAAAGATTTTGCCTCTACCCTATTTTTATGTGATACTAGCAAGGTGGCCCGCTAGTATGATTTTCAGATAGCAACatgtaatttttttcctctagATATTTTTCTCATAGTGACGAGGCATATGTGTAGGGTTTTTGAGTTTTTCTTCTCCGACTGTGTTCCTCAGCAACTACATCAATGTACACTCTTCTTCCTTGTGCCTTGAGCAAGCCAATTTCCTCGAAGAAAATAAAGATCTCAGTGCACATCTGGTCCATCGACATCAACCTACTATATTTGATACTCTCTGGTCTTTTTTTAGCGTGTTTAGGTTGGTATCAAAAGTATGTGGACATCTTGAACTGCAGCGGCTCGATGTTCTCCTACTATTTTCTTATCACATCCAATCAGACTTTTGTGTAGGTTTCTTTGATTTGTTATGCTACCGGTGTAATTCTAAGCAACTACACCAATGCACCATCTTCCTTTCCCACACCTTGAGCAAGCTAATTTACTCGCTAATGATCATTATCTCGATCGAAGCATGTGGTGTAGTCCATCGATATCTTGAACTAAACCACTCCTTGATATTCAATTGGACTTCTTTTGGTATCTAGACCTCCCCACCTTGTCATAGGTTCTTTCAGCTATGTTAACCTTAGCCCTCAGCCCTCATAGGTTGTAGTAGTGCCTTATTTTGTGCTTTTTACCTTGCCTTAGCCTTCAGCGTATCATTGTTCTTGCCTTTATTGGTATGGTTTCTCTCTACAGCGTGCGTGTTGACACTCAATATCTATATACTTTTAGTgtcatttaagtggtgttttcatacatattcttgtATTAACCCATCACTTGACACTCGAAATAACCCCGCTTTTGCATATGTACTGTATTTTGAAGGACATTCTATTttcgcaggaaattggactataTTGGAGCATAATGGAATAAGGCCCTGGACAAGCAACAATAAagagaaagatgaaggccaacgGGCCCAAAAAGGGCATAGGCCGATCAACCTATAGGTCCTCAGGTCCCCGATCATGCTCATTCTTGGTgagcactcctccaagaagacttaggggctaagtttctTAAGATATGGCAAGTTCACTTTGGTATCAAAGATGGAAGCAAGCAGGATTTTGAAAAGATATCAAGATCCAACCTTACCCTGAGGCTATCGACGAGTTAGGCccacatgcataaaaaataaggTTCATAAACATTAGGggagacttggagacgaagGAGGGCGCGAGATGACAAAAGGAAGGCCCAAGCCGATCAACGTGGAcccccctaggccgatcggttTGGGGTGTTCCTTTGCCCAATTaccttccaatttctgccacacgctctccagactataaataccctatAAATTCACTGAGCCCTGAAGTCCATCCACCGGAACTCAACGAAACCAAAGGCATACACCAAAGGAAGCTAAGGGCTGCTGCAAGTATtcggagttgtctaggagatggcttaggctgaccctagccgccatggcctcctcgcggggttgtgccatggtggagttcaggagagCCAGTAGTAGATCATtgatggtatgtactcggaggtgatgatctaaatacatctattatatgagTAATGTTCTTCATATCATCCGATCTATTAGTGACTCGTTGTCTCCTTCTATGCTTTCTacctatcatgaatatgcttgtcCCTTAGTCTAATGCTAGTTTAGACTACATAACAtactttatgtaatcatggtgattagatctagtatgtcgaTCCTTCATGATAGCTATATATATTCACCTGTGTTCGTGCCCTTAAATTGCCTGCGCCAATAGGGGGGATCGTGACGGGGTCTACTTCTATGTAgggtgggggttttcgggaggttgaccggaggtagtagtagtttaaagattgctttggatgagatgaaTGATGTGCTTTTTCGTTGGCTAgcactacaactagaagatgataggctcttgctacccttggtggtgttatatcatatatatatgtggatgtgatctacACTTATTCATGCCATTGATCTTTACAACAAGTTTGCCTTCATATACAATCAATGCTTCATATTAGGACTAATctgttagattagatggaaatctctagtcagttcgctgccgatccacgaattgataaatcttagatggaatactctaagggaaaaactacgatgatccgtgcgcttgcggttcacaacttggtgTGTTAACTACCATCAACTATGCTCCTACTCCATCTTGATCTGCAAAGCTGTCCACATTCCCCATTCATCAGCTCAACGGTGCAGATGTTCGAACCCCCGCCAGCTGCCTCCCACTCTTGGGAGCTTGCTACTGAGGTAACTCGTCCGCAAAAGATCTTTCATTTCACCATTATTTAGCCCTGTTTTGTTTGGCTCCGGGGCTACTTTAACCCATACATTGATCAAAGTCCATTCTAACCCTGGTGGAGCCTGGTACATTGCCTCACTCTTTTGGTGGGAGGgtatttttatctttttatcaTCTGTGGTATAAAATTAGCTCCCATTAGTTGAGTTTGGAGGGCtaatgtggcggaaccgcccaacttaagctggtttaagtgcgcctaatcgctgtcggaacagcaattatccgagacgcacctaaaacagcaaaagcccggtagtccgtcgagtgtccctgggACTCCTCGAAGAATCCACGACGTGTCACatcaccatacatcaggataatatccgcgaggggataatatcaacaaacattacatttttacatacataattaagaggtacgagttattacaagacataagttgagacaaacttagtgatgtagaattagacaagctctaagattagacataaacagttcaggagaagatgcgtcgataaacggttttctagagtattgtgagactcaggtcaatactctaggtcttcggggtctcctcctcggtagcttcctgtggagcttctgaaagataaccacaaggggaaaaccctgagtacggggtactcagcaagtcttacccgactaaccaatataatagtttttctttggaatgcaagtcagcctttgggtgtgcttggttgacacaatttttgccgaaaaagcttactacgagtgaggccttagttttatcttttattatagttaagtcattacctaaccattttagatgataacagaagtaaaacaatcatagctgttaaatcatacagtacttggcaacaggagattttatatcgcatgagtttatactacgatgcttaacagcgatcaagtgcattcataaccgagaattgcggcgatccggatcaatttacatcctgcaggagagtaccctgatcaccagcattatacgattgtccaggtcgtactaacaacctctcgattagcaaagtcaatgattaggaatacaactacccggacccagggatgcacccccacatgggaccccacgtctggcctgatctccatgtgagtttcaggctacacccctgccaatctccagcacgtcaaatgcgggtacgaagcattcctgatcatagaatttactaatctactgggctttactggtcccatacccagtaagtgatcagatgtttatcacttgatcaatggttaagacacggatcggtccttaaccagattaatctagcagacagaattacatctctagcttctgtctggttccATATTCCAAACTAttcttcataagcaacatgtatgacttaagtgtttgccttaaggttggtaaaccaagcatgtaagcaagtaagcagttctagacttgggtagtttctaggatttgaacaagtggcaaagatgtccttaaatcaaggcaggatcatacacaagaataggtttcattcaactcctagacttagtgcatgcgatcaacaaataacctataactagtcacatgaaataacgatcccaaaatagataggtataaatgcaccggggcttgccttgatcgttaaaaagattagtagaagccgacggatttgcttcacagggaacaaactcaaacacctcgtcggactccaagggtccttctgaaaattcccagtaatcttcttccggtgcttctggatctacgtcatatatatacatgcaggggttagaatgtaAACTTTTTGAACAATatactatacaactttccttcatgataaagttgcaagccaacaaggactatacgacttatcatgaatAAGTTGCAAGCCAAACACATagaatctaaaaagattaacctatacttttatttttcttaattaacccttcctatagcttctcttttaatttttagaaaaagtggtaaatattttctaacttgaaaatctaatctcCTATggtttaagaattatttgtgattgataaagcattattcatattttatacattttataaatagtaagtatttatttaatcaccttaaaaggaaggcattaaataaatacttaaatttttattattttcctagggtgtaaaaattttaatgcataaaggaaaataaaacaagcctaacaaaattggtttcactaattttggacactcctacaaatttctgtgattaaaatggtgtaaaacgaatttaaacggattaaattactaaaggaaatctaatttttcccgaaaatcacccgAGAAACCTTTCTTACTCACCCgcgctctaccctctctcacgaaccactggaccccacggcgcggaccccaccttcctattcatttctacccgccggttctcctcctccccctgacGGGCCCCCACGGGCcgctttccttttctttctcctttggcAGCCCAACGCCGGCCCAcggccctttttttttcttcctttactTCGCGACGCCGGCCTGCGTCGCTCGCGCGCGCGACTCCCTGGGCCTCCGCGATGTCGGCCCAAGAACCACACCGGCCTTTTTCTCTTTCGGCCGAATCGCACGCGCGCTGCTCTTGGGCCCCCAACGCGTTGCGGCCCAACAACCGACCGCACCGCCTcggcctgctcctgctccccctcttctctctgacgcgcgggcccgagcgcccagcgcttcttctacctcccgccAAAAAGCGTCCGCGAcacggggcggcgcggctcgccggccggcgccctcccggcggcggaacTAGGTCGCGACACCAACCCTAAACCTACAcgaccccgtgcgcggcaacagctccccaggagatggccggagccatctcctccacggcgacaggcggcgactccctcggccggccgtggctccTGGCGACAACAACTTAACCGACTCAAACGACTGCTTCTACTCCATCCTCAGACCCTAAGGACTTGACTACGACtgctcaagaaggaagaaaggcagcgcaaggtggttctcaccgtgagcgggcggcgcgacggcggcggacagaagcgacGGTGAGCACAGCTATCccggcaaggatgtgggacaacgactggaTCGGGGTGTAGCTAGggtat encodes the following:
- the LOC117859173 gene encoding large ribosomal subunit protein eL36x, coding for MAPTQAKSGLFVGINKGHIVTKRELPLRPSDRKGKATKRVTFVRSLIREVAGFAPYEKRITELLKVGKDKRALKVAKRKLGTHKRAKKKREEMANVVRKMRSGGGAADKKK